The following proteins are co-located in the Besnoitia besnoiti strain Bb-Ger1 chromosome Unknown contig00007, whole genome shotgun sequence genome:
- a CDS encoding uncharacterized protein (encoded by transcript BESB_072920) encodes MGAAGSNLPGTPATSSAYRPDVNVPVPVASGNEIFVDDIFRKFRLPLRFVSPYYTVFKQEEPDLSALVAGVPQEAAKLLRDARTSVGDQNGDVFELWNPVGLRIEDLAGPSGDLSALLEIARAAGETIDVEGFFLSIANAFYWFLGPLDLHSTMCDLIGTRQGKSFSTAALKVAWVRSSGGSPFLMSIIAPKALAAFTVKRATESLKLSPLLDNWLTQTVHPLASESLAYPTDALNISSLAYQIGKNWGKGHLYSVATLALLQLLEPLGNPSRLTDLLQAKTDKVGTSTFPEMSFLRRARGALGMVTNGRFQAAAETGDWSEPYDKVLGTAIQMGEVVGNAALPASMAAFFLDAVVDPLGITGAFAE; translated from the exons ATGGGGGCCGCAGGATCAAACCTGCCCGGCACCCCAGCAACATCTAGCGCTTACCGACCGGACGTCAATGTGCCTGTTCCGGTGGCAAGCGGCAATGAAATCTTCGTAGATGACATATTCCGAAAGTTCCGGCTGCCTCTTCGTTTCGTCAGCCCATATTACACTGTCTTCAAACAAGAAGAGCCTGACCTCAGTGCCCTCGTTGCCG GGGTCCCTCAGGAGGCCGCCAAGCTACTTCGCGATGCCAGAACAAGCGTAGGTGATCAGAACGGAGACGTGTTTGAGCTGTGGAACCCCGTTGGTTTGCGTATAGAAGACTTGGCCGGTCCATCCGGTGATCTCTCCGCCTTGCTGGAGATAGCGAGAGCTGCCGGCGAAACAATAGACGTTGAAGGCTTTTTCTTGAGCATTGCAAACGCGTTTTATTGGTTCCTCGGACCTCTGGATCTGCATTCGACAATGTGTGATCTTATAGGCACGCGCCAAGGTAAAAGTTTCTCAACTGCAGCGCTAAAGGTCGCCTGGGTACGTAGTTCTGGTGGTAGCCCGTTCTTGATGTCCATCATTGCCCCAAAAGCACTCGCCGCTTTCACAGTGAAGCGAGCAACAGAGTCGTTGAAACTCTCACCGCTTCTCGATAACTGGCTAACTCAAACTGTGCATCCACTGGCGTCCGAAAGTCTCGCGTATCCCACAGACGCGCTAAACATATCGAGCCTGGCGTACCAAATTGGTAAAAATTGGGGCAAAGGACATCTCTACTCAGTCGCCACACTCGCACTCCTGCAACTCCTCGAGCCCCTTGGCAACCCCAGCAGGCTTACGGACCTTCTGCAGGCTAAAACTGATAAAGTCGGAACCTCAACTTTTCCAGAGATGTCGTTcctgcggagggcgaggggcgcGCTGGGCATGGTGACCAACGGACGCTTCCAGGCTGCGGCAGAAACCGGCGACTGGAGCGAGCCGTATGACAAGGTGCTGGGAACCGCCATTCAGATGGGCGAGGTTGTGGGCAATGCTGCCCTGCCTGCTTCTATGGCAGCATTTTTTCTCGACGCTGTGGTCGACCCACTAGGTATAACAGGGGCTTTTGCAGAATAA